The proteins below are encoded in one region of Halostella salina:
- a CDS encoding protein kinase domain-containing protein, protein MLPDSIVVVGLWVMFAASLATFVLIVVHRVVATETGNEIGEAVENNPDSDDENDSTDMQTGTLLLTVTENEDLVFGSNEAVSEYTLNLQNEEEGTLSGRVQRESAEVVFDRNKREAILNYDIRSGEKKSIELELPPGNYELTVSRNGCTTTTDFTIYPDRDNPIQKSVTLPPKGLVIIPTDDLDINSSYCSVLTEDGNGWEVQRQTTHGEQLTFELPAQCDQVEFQRGIDPLPKQIDLDSGDRIVHWGVSLEAGDLKIQTSVSDIPTAGIDVTCTHSDTGIEFDSTTTGSKGTVVAADLPVGKYVVEATVPENEQWFDAPTVTATVEAGSRDSISIPIEFQYDVDQHSPSETAAKAIGDLPDKNNDIGRFYQNLLIKLIETIEEIGSRGDLFATHEVDPATTIDSLALSAEIIAPLVYEALERERDARIVYPGEMVDVQGSATDLIEDSQLFDPHDLFKHLPVTSHEIGYSVPEQLRHQYAAIYNRLQSRVEAEYGYSETPPHFTLLNLLSSDPLARVSNDSIPDSINYESFRRDPNSLAIHVFVLTSVLDTVDRLVDSGRVDYHGGPSDSSGHRKFIAPPFTPRAGLLLSIQDVEHVPELSTEPQIWRGSVNAPDGSAPSNGTSEITSPVAVREFPLYYDKEEEKDPLIQLEDALKCWQAQSMEHDRIVSLYDWLPRSSPQTAEYAYIATEFPDGGTLRQHLDDGPLPWEDAVFIIRNVAEVLSKLHDNGIEYRCLSPDRVYFRQQGETTSIVPKLADVGLWEFYRDRLHLPLHLEYAAPEEFKSVEATPSHATDIYRAGALLYEMITGVVPHHIHPVGDRIVIHPDTIDQYLPLPSEYTSSAPEWIDQYVVNAMHPDPTKRDLSNLLSIHEPASHR, encoded by the coding sequence GTGTTACCGGACAGTATAGTGGTAGTGGGTCTGTGGGTTATGTTCGCCGCTTCACTAGCAACTTTCGTGTTGATAGTTGTTCACCGAGTTGTCGCTACTGAAACGGGGAATGAGATAGGGGAGGCTGTTGAGAATAATCCCGATAGCGATGATGAAAACGATTCGACTGATATGCAAACAGGTACATTATTGCTTACTGTCACAGAGAATGAAGATTTAGTCTTCGGCTCCAATGAGGCCGTTTCTGAATACACCCTCAATTTACAGAATGAAGAAGAGGGTACTCTCTCCGGAAGGGTACAGAGAGAGTCCGCAGAGGTTGTTTTTGATCGAAACAAAAGAGAAGCCATTTTGAATTATGACATCCGAAGTGGGGAGAAAAAATCGATTGAATTAGAACTCCCTCCCGGGAATTATGAACTAACAGTAAGTCGAAACGGATGCACTACAACAACGGATTTTACCATATATCCAGATAGAGATAACCCAATTCAGAAGTCTGTAACCTTGCCGCCGAAGGGGCTTGTTATCATCCCGACTGATGACCTGGATATCAACTCTTCGTATTGTTCCGTACTCACCGAAGATGGGAATGGATGGGAAGTCCAACGCCAAACGACCCATGGTGAACAGTTGACGTTTGAGCTCCCGGCACAGTGCGATCAAGTGGAATTCCAACGGGGAATTGATCCACTACCCAAGCAGATTGATCTCGATAGTGGGGATCGGATCGTTCATTGGGGGGTCAGTCTGGAGGCGGGTGATCTGAAGATCCAGACGAGTGTCTCTGATATTCCGACAGCCGGTATTGATGTCACCTGCACGCACTCAGATACAGGAATTGAATTCGACAGTACAACTACTGGGTCGAAAGGCACAGTAGTTGCTGCTGATCTCCCAGTGGGCAAATACGTTGTCGAAGCGACTGTCCCTGAGAACGAACAGTGGTTCGACGCACCGACTGTAACTGCCACGGTTGAAGCGGGATCACGAGATTCGATTTCCATCCCCATCGAGTTCCAGTACGATGTCGATCAACACAGTCCCTCGGAAACCGCAGCAAAGGCTATCGGGGACCTTCCGGACAAGAATAACGATATCGGACGGTTCTACCAGAATCTTCTGATTAAACTAATCGAGACAATAGAAGAGATCGGCAGTCGAGGGGATCTCTTTGCTACTCATGAGGTAGATCCGGCTACGACCATCGACTCGCTCGCACTCTCGGCAGAGATCATAGCCCCACTTGTATATGAGGCGCTGGAACGGGAACGGGATGCCAGGATCGTTTACCCCGGAGAAATGGTTGACGTACAGGGATCGGCTACTGACCTGATTGAGGATAGCCAACTGTTCGATCCGCATGACCTGTTTAAACATCTCCCCGTTACATCCCATGAAATCGGTTATTCGGTACCGGAACAGCTGAGACACCAGTATGCCGCGATCTACAACCGCCTCCAGTCCCGCGTCGAAGCCGAGTATGGGTACTCGGAGACACCTCCGCACTTCACACTGCTTAACCTCTTGTCTTCTGATCCTCTGGCGAGGGTCTCAAACGATTCAATACCGGATTCCATTAATTATGAGAGCTTCCGCAGAGATCCGAATAGCCTTGCTATCCACGTTTTCGTCCTCACTTCCGTCCTTGACACGGTCGATCGGCTCGTTGACAGCGGACGCGTAGACTACCACGGTGGACCTTCGGATTCCTCCGGTCATCGTAAGTTCATCGCACCACCGTTCACACCGAGGGCGGGACTTCTCCTGTCGATTCAGGATGTCGAACATGTGCCGGAGCTATCGACTGAGCCGCAGATTTGGCGAGGAAGCGTAAACGCCCCCGATGGTTCCGCTCCAAGTAACGGAACTTCAGAGATAACGTCTCCCGTTGCAGTACGGGAATTCCCCCTGTACTATGACAAAGAGGAAGAGAAAGATCCACTAATCCAGCTCGAAGATGCGCTCAAATGCTGGCAAGCGCAGTCAATGGAGCACGACCGAATCGTCAGCCTCTACGACTGGCTTCCCAGATCCTCCCCCCAGACAGCCGAGTACGCCTATATTGCGACGGAGTTTCCGGACGGGGGAACCCTTCGGCAACATCTCGACGATGGGCCGCTCCCTTGGGAAGATGCAGTTTTTATCATCCGCAACGTGGCGGAGGTCCTTTCGAAACTGCATGATAACGGCATCGAGTATCGGTGTCTTTCCCCTGATCGCGTCTACTTCCGCCAACAGGGCGAAACCACTTCGATCGTGCCGAAACTCGCCGATGTGGGTCTGTGGGAATTCTATCGAGATCGGCTGCACCTTCCATTGCATCTTGAATATGCGGCACCTGAGGAGTTCAAGTCCGTCGAGGCAACTCCCAGTCACGCGACTGATATCTATCGTGCCGGTGCTCTGCTCTACGAAATGATTACTGGGGTCGTCCCACATCACATTCATCCGGTCGGCGATCGGATCGTCATCCATCCCGACACAATCGATCAGTATCTCCCACTTCCCTCGGAATACACCTCTTCGGCCCCCGAGTGGATCGATCAGTACGTAGTCAATGCGATGCACCCGGACCCAACTAAACGGGATCTCTCGAATTTACTGTCGATCCACGAACCGGCATCTCACCGATGA
- a CDS encoding FtsZ/tubulin family protein: MSGKEHFCPECGEEFDNIVKFERHKVEEHDADGDAIPMGSSGHDQADSDPDDEVSSDEEVDSIDDFIGESSEDTDEETTSTQSTGTTDQDSSGSQHSNPNEEQQEIQTGNKWYLIGVGGAGSGVVDATLLRRESLDDRSPRTDLWDGAIQGQTLLDTNQEELGSTYYIKRDSNHPMDHVIGQDGDGAGESPFVGRTQMWQEISSGSIFERFNIEREALESAQALLLVHSIAKGTGTGATGLITQLLHQIKYASDDEDEIHGTPNFNLDKPILTTSILPDPDDDSDEVWNDENKVNSLFGLGTLGRFSDLAILFDNNRLKQTDENLIRFDIGYNRLQNNPDLSVSTSAGLQEANKALIHYLEVMSMTSNPEYDAPRSPRGLDVPDLINPPKTNYPISQLDFLPAVIGAPVLYSKRGRFPNRNKKFIRRALNLGQLIDFDPGSAWGGAFIFYGSKNIMDQYEREMQAGIETTIKEVLREDFDAEGSLSDMEINVDHTHVPEESRDRLYLWGLMWNPKMPRLEQTAEEVFTEILPDKDGAKAKLLTEDGDSLSGPYEQIYPRGLGDLIEEDEEQGLRPYVDQMQTQLSLLGRENKG; the protein is encoded by the coding sequence ATGAGTGGAAAAGAACACTTCTGTCCCGAGTGCGGTGAAGAATTCGATAACATTGTTAAGTTCGAACGGCACAAAGTTGAGGAACACGACGCGGATGGTGATGCCATTCCGATGGGGTCGTCTGGGCATGACCAGGCGGATTCAGACCCAGACGACGAAGTGAGCTCCGACGAAGAAGTTGATTCCATTGATGACTTCATCGGGGAGTCGTCTGAGGACACCGACGAAGAGACCACCAGCACGCAATCAACTGGAACCACAGATCAGGACAGTAGTGGCTCACAGCATAGCAACCCAAATGAGGAACAGCAAGAAATTCAGACCGGAAACAAATGGTATCTGATCGGTGTCGGCGGTGCAGGGAGTGGTGTCGTTGACGCGACTCTGCTCCGGCGAGAGTCGCTTGACGATCGGTCCCCAAGAACCGATCTCTGGGACGGCGCAATCCAGGGACAAACGCTCCTTGATACCAATCAGGAGGAACTCGGATCGACCTATTACATCAAGCGGGACTCAAATCACCCGATGGATCACGTGATTGGTCAAGACGGTGATGGCGCGGGTGAGAGTCCCTTTGTTGGTCGGACCCAGATGTGGCAGGAGATCTCCAGTGGAAGTATTTTCGAACGGTTCAATATCGAACGTGAGGCACTAGAAAGTGCTCAGGCCTTGCTGTTGGTACATAGTATCGCCAAAGGTACTGGGACGGGTGCAACCGGGCTAATCACACAACTGTTACACCAAATCAAATACGCGAGTGATGACGAGGACGAAATACACGGTACTCCGAATTTCAACCTTGATAAACCGATCCTAACAACATCGATCCTGCCTGACCCGGATGATGACAGCGATGAAGTCTGGAATGATGAAAACAAAGTTAATAGTCTCTTTGGGTTAGGGACACTGGGACGTTTCTCGGATCTCGCCATACTGTTTGATAATAACCGATTGAAACAGACCGACGAAAATCTCATCCGGTTTGATATTGGCTACAACCGACTGCAGAACAATCCGGATCTCTCGGTGTCTACATCCGCTGGATTACAGGAAGCGAACAAGGCCTTGATCCACTACCTTGAAGTAATGTCTATGACATCCAATCCAGAATACGATGCCCCTCGATCCCCTCGCGGGTTGGACGTCCCCGACTTGATCAATCCGCCAAAGACTAATTACCCGATATCCCAGCTTGATTTCCTCCCGGCAGTGATTGGCGCACCTGTCCTATATTCTAAGCGGGGTCGGTTCCCGAACCGGAACAAGAAATTCATCCGACGAGCACTGAATCTGGGTCAGCTTATCGACTTTGACCCTGGTTCAGCGTGGGGTGGTGCCTTCATTTTCTACGGTTCTAAAAATATCATGGATCAATACGAACGGGAAATGCAGGCAGGCATCGAAACGACAATTAAGGAGGTTCTTCGGGAAGATTTTGACGCCGAAGGGTCGCTCTCTGATATGGAGATCAACGTAGACCATACCCACGTTCCGGAGGAATCGAGAGATCGGCTCTATCTGTGGGGACTCATGTGGAACCCGAAGATGCCCAGGCTTGAACAAACGGCCGAAGAGGTTTTTACGGAGATCCTCCCCGACAAAGACGGTGCAAAGGCGAAACTGCTGACCGAAGACGGAGATTCTCTGTCGGGTCCATACGAACAGATCTATCCACGGGGGTTGGGGGACCTTATTGAGGAAGACGAAGAACAGGGCCTCCGACCGTATGTTGACCAGATGCAGACACAACTTAGTCTGCTTGGACGGGAAAACAAGGGATGA
- a CDS encoding metal-dependent hydrolase — translation MEYKGHLGTTLFIGGIVVVGLGLPLGIVATMIMLVIMQLPDQDHNIPVVEHRGFTHSIWFVIIVAVILASTIAYPTRFIQLTAIRNGLLSSWVVHPVDVWLFFGGTVALGLVGHIATDALSVGGGFKVKPLWPVSSRTVALQRCTWDDRAWNAALLAAGAMAFGAAVVHELYYSILPAIVDIL, via the coding sequence ATGGAATACAAAGGGCATCTTGGAACTACATTATTCATAGGCGGAATCGTAGTTGTCGGGTTAGGACTTCCGCTAGGGATTGTGGCAACTATGATTATGTTAGTCATCATGCAACTCCCTGATCAGGACCATAATATTCCTGTTGTAGAGCACCGAGGCTTCACACACAGTATTTGGTTTGTTATTATAGTCGCGGTAATATTGGCGAGCACAATCGCATATCCGACAAGATTCATTCAGCTAACGGCAATCAGGAACGGTTTACTCTCGTCTTGGGTGGTTCATCCAGTTGATGTGTGGCTGTTTTTCGGTGGAACAGTCGCACTCGGTCTCGTCGGCCATATCGCAACGGATGCACTAAGTGTTGGTGGGGGGTTCAAAGTAAAACCGTTGTGGCCGGTGAGCTCACGGACAGTTGCTCTCCAACGTTGTACATGGGATGACAGAGCCTGGAATGCCGCACTACTGGCGGCAGGCGCGATGGCATTCGGTGCTGCTGTTGTCCACGAACTCTATTATTCGATCCTGCCGGCGATAGTAGATATCCTCTAG
- a CDS encoding AAA family ATPase translates to MSDAETSQRRSALETAGEPTDRRFRELTVLNDIGHDRVPEIEQETYHERAGESDRTDVEVVTRALDLGMNVVLKGQPGVGKSFLVRYVCAQTNRPLYRITLSETTFREDLLGSLHLVSGDDGETVTEWVDGPLTRAARVGGVLLLDELNAADANTAAALNAVMEQRGTRSLTLPQTGEQIQPHDQFRVVGTSNPGYQGTYELNDAFEDRFRHIKLDYLPESIEVDLVFDRTNLAREREPEIERLVSFAQRLREAHSDGELATPITSREIIRIARFMEDEFMTLTEAARSELVARVDEYDESLIRTLIDRQLSDVSD, encoded by the coding sequence ATGAGTGACGCGGAGACGAGTCAGCGCCGATCGGCGCTTGAGACGGCCGGGGAACCGACGGATCGCAGGTTCCGGGAACTGACGGTTCTAAACGATATCGGCCACGATCGAGTTCCGGAGATCGAACAGGAGACGTATCACGAGCGTGCAGGCGAGAGCGACCGGACTGACGTCGAGGTAGTCACGCGTGCCCTCGACCTCGGCATGAACGTCGTGTTGAAGGGACAGCCGGGTGTCGGCAAGAGCTTCCTGGTTCGGTACGTCTGTGCGCAGACAAACCGTCCCCTGTACCGGATCACGCTCTCCGAAACGACGTTCCGCGAGGACCTGCTGGGTTCGCTTCACCTCGTCAGCGGCGACGACGGTGAGACGGTCACGGAGTGGGTTGACGGGCCGCTCACCAGGGCTGCGCGTGTCGGTGGTGTGTTGCTCCTCGACGAACTCAACGCGGCCGACGCCAACACCGCGGCGGCGCTGAACGCGGTTATGGAACAGCGCGGGACGCGGTCGCTGACGTTGCCTCAAACGGGCGAGCAGATCCAGCCACACGACCAGTTCCGCGTCGTCGGAACGTCGAACCCAGGCTATCAGGGGACCTACGAACTGAACGACGCCTTCGAGGACCGCTTTCGCCACATCAAACTCGATTACCTGCCCGAATCGATCGAGGTTGATCTCGTGTTCGACCGGACGAACCTCGCCCGGGAGCGAGAACCGGAGATCGAACGGCTGGTGTCGTTCGCACAGCGGCTCCGGGAAGCCCATTCCGACGGGGAACTAGCGACGCCGATCACCAGCCGAGAGATCATCCGGATTGCCCGGTTCATGGAGGACGAGTTCATGACGCTCACCGAGGCTGCGCGGAGTGAACTCGTCGCGCGCGTCGACGAGTACGACGAGTCGCTGATCCGGACGCTCATCGACAGACAACTCAGCGATGTATCTGACTGA
- a CDS encoding DHH family phosphoesterase: MSDLISALETADDPLLVTHHQADRDSLGAAMGLQALLGCGTLCTPDGIASPAQSLLTLTAQTPVTAPDEAAYDTIVVLDTPSSDRIAPVDPAAPLLVDHHEPADLSERAAATMVDTDAGATAELVARLAETADWTLSPDAALPLLVGILDDTGFLAAASPATVTTAVRVIGTLGDRASDLPEFLDRSPSPGERMAKVLGVLRARGYRAGEIVIAVSRVGGHESAAACTLRSAGVDLAVVCSQQGDQLRVATRASARFTDRMNLGASLLPSLAAEFGGDGGGHAGAGVAHLESGDQDAIEAFLIAKVEDEFGMTFGEISI, from the coding sequence ATGTCGGATCTCATCTCTGCGCTCGAAACCGCTGACGACCCGCTCCTCGTCACGCATCACCAAGCGGACAGGGATAGTCTCGGTGCGGCCATGGGCCTGCAGGCGTTGCTAGGTTGTGGAACGCTCTGTACCCCAGACGGGATCGCTTCGCCGGCGCAGTCGCTCCTCACGCTTACTGCGCAGACGCCCGTAACTGCCCCCGACGAAGCCGCGTACGATACGATAGTTGTCCTCGACACCCCTTCATCGGACCGTATCGCTCCGGTTGATCCCGCGGCTCCGCTCCTCGTCGATCACCACGAACCAGCTGATCTCTCGGAACGGGCGGCCGCGACCATGGTTGATACCGACGCGGGAGCGACGGCGGAACTGGTTGCCCGTCTTGCGGAGACTGCGGACTGGACTCTGTCGCCGGACGCAGCCCTCCCGCTGCTCGTTGGGATCCTCGACGATACCGGTTTTCTCGCTGCGGCGTCGCCGGCGACGGTAACGACAGCAGTACGTGTGATCGGAACGCTTGGCGACCGTGCCTCTGACCTGCCGGAGTTCCTCGATCGATCGCCTTCTCCCGGTGAACGGATGGCCAAAGTGCTGGGTGTACTTCGGGCACGGGGCTATCGTGCGGGTGAGATCGTCATCGCGGTATCACGGGTTGGCGGCCACGAGTCCGCGGCTGCCTGTACTCTTCGGAGTGCTGGTGTCGACCTCGCAGTGGTGTGTTCCCAGCAGGGTGACCAGTTGCGCGTTGCGACTAGGGCCTCGGCCCGATTCACCGACCGAATGAACCTCGGTGCCTCATTACTACCGTCGCTCGCCGCGGAATTCGGCGGCGACGGTGGCGGTCACGCAGGCGCGGGCGTCGCGCATCTCGAATCGGGTGATCAGGACGCTATCGAGGCGTTTTTGATCGCTAAAGTTGAGGATGAGTTCGGAATGACGTTCGGTGAAATATCCATCTGA
- a CDS encoding VWA domain-containing protein, whose protein sequence is MYLTEETDPDAAVASLTPRRSSQARRKELERIASLCTPRETDIHVRLTSSEASCRPKEAPDSYEIRIPTRRYEQVLSDVDPVVWDRLMQVAFLFHELGHVLYSGFDRFATHIDEIHPRWQSLFKHVYNAAEDAAIEAQMADAFRIHDDFVLKSASLFRIADRRHRKFVAEFSETAVPDSVRTVLPVEANLTMAVERGGDGATPVQEYTVYEALSLSLLDRGTVDSGRCRELLDPACSWRQLKGEYRDTAVEIDALVDEYMAEMRNEPDPGRRVERARTFFETIRPIFRNLPSLQRSRIQTPEVQPSDVVAASDWSPQEAARLDTDGNGAGKTVSGDESGSVAIDPTDPDPGITNLDVDGVRRRHASGGFSPDAQVREDVTTLVTMVTDDDMDVDRIRVLEPTDEGGPADRWAEIRKGARRLEHQLHSRLRKERRPRKQPRSRRGTVDSRELVSAVHGSDRVFSRLTPGKDKDYSCQLFLDRSGTMANRIIPAEDAVCQLAVALHSVGVDVSVCSLYESVVNLELPFGARPAAWSDRLVSGRAAGSTPLSDAITVARHRAGHGSGTVPFVVVVTDGRADDIDAYERAVDQCHCPVFGVYLDDEYDHDTYFDRVVYTGAGDVGPTLMDLVRNLFRGYT, encoded by the coding sequence ATGTATCTGACTGAGGAGACGGATCCGGACGCGGCAGTCGCGTCGCTGACCCCACGTCGGTCATCACAGGCCCGCCGGAAGGAGTTAGAGCGGATCGCGTCGCTCTGTACACCCCGAGAGACGGATATCCACGTTCGACTCACATCGTCGGAGGCTTCGTGTCGGCCGAAGGAAGCCCCCGATTCCTATGAGATCCGGATCCCGACACGACGGTACGAACAGGTCCTGTCGGACGTTGACCCTGTCGTCTGGGATCGCTTGATGCAGGTGGCGTTCCTGTTCCACGAGCTCGGACACGTGTTGTACTCCGGCTTCGACCGCTTTGCCACCCATATCGACGAGATACACCCGCGCTGGCAGTCGCTGTTCAAACACGTTTACAATGCAGCCGAGGACGCCGCTATCGAGGCCCAGATGGCGGATGCATTCCGGATTCACGACGATTTCGTCCTCAAGAGTGCGTCGCTGTTTCGGATCGCAGACCGCCGTCACCGCAAGTTCGTCGCGGAGTTCAGTGAGACGGCTGTCCCAGACTCGGTGCGGACCGTTCTGCCGGTCGAGGCGAACCTGACAATGGCCGTTGAGCGCGGGGGCGACGGGGCAACGCCAGTTCAGGAGTACACCGTCTACGAGGCGCTTTCGCTGTCGTTACTGGACCGTGGTACAGTCGATAGTGGCCGCTGTCGAGAGCTGTTGGACCCGGCTTGTTCCTGGCGGCAGCTCAAAGGGGAGTATCGAGACACCGCCGTCGAGATCGATGCGCTGGTCGACGAGTACATGGCGGAGATGCGGAACGAACCCGACCCCGGAAGGCGAGTCGAGCGCGCCAGAACCTTCTTTGAAACGATCCGTCCGATATTCCGGAATCTCCCTTCGTTGCAGCGGAGCCGCATCCAGACGCCGGAGGTACAGCCCTCGGACGTGGTCGCTGCGAGCGACTGGTCGCCACAGGAGGCGGCACGACTCGACACGGACGGCAACGGTGCCGGCAAAACGGTGAGCGGTGACGAGAGCGGTAGTGTGGCGATCGACCCGACGGACCCCGACCCGGGAATCACGAATCTTGATGTCGACGGGGTACGCCGGCGCCACGCAAGCGGCGGGTTCAGTCCGGACGCACAGGTCCGGGAGGACGTGACCACCCTGGTCACGATGGTCACCGACGACGACATGGACGTCGACCGGATCCGGGTTCTCGAACCCACGGACGAGGGTGGCCCGGCGGATCGATGGGCGGAGATACGCAAGGGCGCTCGACGACTCGAACACCAGTTGCACTCACGGCTCCGCAAGGAGCGACGGCCCAGGAAACAGCCGCGGTCACGTCGAGGAACCGTCGACAGCCGCGAGCTCGTTAGTGCAGTCCACGGGTCAGACCGGGTCTTCAGTCGGCTCACACCCGGAAAGGACAAGGATTACTCCTGCCAGCTGTTTCTGGATCGGTCCGGAACGATGGCGAACCGTATCATCCCCGCGGAGGACGCCGTTTGTCAGCTAGCGGTGGCACTTCACTCGGTCGGCGTCGACGTATCCGTGTGTTCGCTCTACGAGTCGGTCGTGAATCTGGAACTCCCGTTCGGTGCGCGCCCCGCCGCCTGGTCCGATCGGTTAGTGTCCGGACGGGCAGCCGGCAGTACCCCGCTGTCGGATGCGATTACCGTAGCCCGTCACCGTGCAGGCCACGGTAGCGGTACGGTTCCGTTCGTCGTGGTGGTCACCGACGGCCGTGCGGACGACATCGATGCGTACGAACGTGCCGTCGATCAGTGCCACTGTCCCGTGTTTGGGGTGTACCTTGACGACGAATACGACCACGACACGTACTTCGACCGCGTCGTGTACACCGGGGCGGGCGATGTCGGGCCAACGCTGATGGATCTGGTCCGGAACCTGTTCCGGGGGTATACGTGA
- a CDS encoding coiled-coil domain-containing protein, whose product MDELLIQGDLVRSQVFGSAGVPAVALGLVFGAVAILGVELFLSRLGYIHLSRNDYTSTLEAYESNIEAIWENTNTRQRQETESLSTFKKSVELTEMAEAGDLVIADGGEATKMRSIQRTVTGLDLPSDTTTDDLAHQLSRSNVPTQYERILEQDFNALATKEQEVEEIRAVLDNVPLDDDVKPPNRNGNLGTDLNAIGTDIQSAVEKQQNNTSADSIDALRVLSELMLEAADELAEKESEVDQYTTELETLRKSIEGIFGDMYPMASPDAILNKLHEDINDGRFGKRKARKAADALAERSVHNSAAESLLTDLRNEEETEPQQLEESLGTVLDELDQYERQKRRLQRGTEDVDSLETRAEKVKEECSEFGIEVLSSTLKSRIDTVTESLDRSADPDPLDRFIASEKLQVIDDLVVDIKGRGPDEPTDVEETRDRLDNIKKNYIFGDDKRHSLIPQQFTNLAEELIENASQEASKGNADKAEGIIFGANKLLTTVRKLYQDPKPKDLLRRLEHQG is encoded by the coding sequence ATGGATGAGTTACTTATACAGGGCGATTTAGTCCGGAGTCAAGTGTTTGGATCCGCAGGAGTCCCAGCCGTTGCTCTCGGACTCGTTTTCGGTGCGGTGGCTATTCTCGGAGTGGAACTTTTCTTGAGCAGATTGGGGTACATCCACCTGTCCCGAAACGACTACACATCGACGCTGGAAGCGTACGAATCGAATATTGAGGCAATCTGGGAGAATACGAATACCAGACAGCGCCAGGAAACGGAGTCTCTCTCCACGTTCAAGAAGTCGGTAGAGTTAACCGAGATGGCTGAAGCTGGCGATCTAGTGATCGCTGATGGGGGCGAGGCCACCAAGATGCGGAGCATTCAGAGAACGGTCACTGGCCTCGATTTACCGTCAGACACGACTACTGATGATCTAGCACATCAGCTCAGTAGATCCAATGTCCCCACCCAGTACGAACGCATTCTGGAACAGGATTTCAATGCTCTCGCTACCAAAGAACAGGAGGTTGAAGAAATACGGGCAGTCCTCGACAATGTCCCGTTGGACGATGATGTAAAGCCGCCGAACCGGAATGGAAATCTTGGAACCGATCTTAACGCTATTGGTACTGATATCCAAAGCGCTGTTGAGAAGCAGCAAAATAATACTTCGGCGGATTCGATCGATGCTCTGCGTGTCCTCTCGGAATTGATGCTGGAAGCTGCTGATGAGCTTGCGGAGAAAGAGAGTGAGGTCGACCAGTACACGACGGAACTAGAGACGCTCCGCAAATCCATTGAAGGGATTTTCGGAGATATGTATCCGATGGCAAGTCCCGACGCGATTCTTAACAAATTACACGAGGATATCAACGATGGACGATTTGGCAAACGAAAAGCACGGAAAGCAGCTGATGCGCTCGCAGAGCGTTCGGTCCATAATTCTGCTGCAGAGTCACTTCTCACCGATCTCCGTAACGAGGAGGAGACTGAACCGCAACAACTCGAAGAGTCGCTTGGGACCGTCCTCGACGAACTGGATCAATACGAGCGACAGAAACGCCGGCTTCAGCGTGGGACAGAGGATGTCGATAGTCTCGAAACTCGCGCCGAGAAAGTGAAAGAGGAGTGCAGTGAATTTGGGATCGAGGTCTTAAGTTCGACGCTGAAAAGCCGGATCGACACTGTAACCGAATCCCTTGACCGTTCGGCGGACCCCGATCCGCTTGATCGGTTCATAGCAAGTGAAAAACTGCAGGTGATCGACGATCTGGTCGTCGATATTAAGGGTCGCGGTCCCGATGAACCGACCGATGTCGAAGAGACCCGCGACCGACTCGACAATATCAAGAAGAACTACATTTTCGGGGATGACAAGCGACACAGCCTAATCCCACAACAGTTCACCAACTTGGCCGAGGAACTCATCGAGAACGCATCACAGGAAGCGTCAAAGGGGAACGCCGACAAGGCAGAGGGGATCATCTTCGGCGCCAACAAGTTGCTCACGACCGTACGCAAACTGTACCAAGACCCCAAACCAAAGGACCTACTTAGACGCCTTGAGCATCAAGGATAG